GGCCAAGGCCATTGCCGGGGGTTTCCCCATGGGAGCCATACTGGCCAGTGAAGAAGTGGGTAGTGCATTCCAACCCGGGGATCATGCCGCGACATTCGGTGGTGGGCCACTGGCTTGTGCGGCTGGTTTGGCTTCGGTGGAGACCATTCGAAAAGAAGGTTTACTAATAAAGTCTCGGGAAAATGGAGCATACTTTAAAAACGAGTTAAAAGAGCTATTCCTGGATCATGGATTGGTGGAAGATGTGCGGGGAATAGGATTAATGCTGGGATTAGAGATGGACATCCCCTGCGCCAGTATAGTTGATGCCATGCGAGAACAGGGCGTTCTGGTGAACTGCACTGCGGATACTGTCCTAAGATTTGTCCCTCCATTAGTTATCAGCAAAGAGCAGATCGACAATGTTACTGATCGCTTAGATGAAGTTATAGGACGATTATCCGATTAAATTATAATATTAATGGATATTAATGTATAATATCCCCTCACATTTTCTTTTTCGAAATTTTCTTTTTGGAATATTTTTTTCTAAAAAAACCGGAAGTGAATTATACACTTCAATGATCACAATGATTATATACTGGTAAATGGATAAATTTAGTGTTTACTTCTTTTCGGAGGAAAATTTTTATGAACTTACACTTTAAGACCAATGAAAAAGGCAATCTGGACATTGGTGGTGCCGATGCTCTTGAACTTGCCCAAAATTATGGAACACCTCTTTATGTAATAGATGAAATGAGAGTACGGGAAAACTACCAGAAAGTACAACAGGCATTCAGTGCAGAATATGAGGACTTCCAAATATTCTACGCTGCCAAGGCCAACACCAACCTGGCAGTTATGCGGATACTGGAGCAGGAAGGTAGTGGTATTGATGCTGTATCCCCTGGAGAGATATACACCGCTCTTCTGGCAGGTTTTGAACCAGAACGGATTCTTTTCACTGGGAATAATGTTACCACCGAGGAGCTAAAATACGCCCTTGAGGCTGGAGTGCGCATAAACCTGGACTCCGTATCCATGCTGGAACGACTGGCAGAACTTCCTGGAGCAGAGGGGACAAAAATATCCTTCCGTGTGAACCCTATGGTGGGAGCTGGCCATCATGACCACTGCATAACTGGTGGTGAGCTTTCAAAATTTGGTATTATGGAACATGAAGCAGTTGAAGTCTACCAAAAATCCCAGGAGCTTGGTTTCAATCCAGTAGGAATTCATACACATATTGGTTCCGGTATTCTTGATCCTGAACCATTTAAACTGGCAGTTCAGGTGCTGATGGATGTGGCGGGACGAGTGCATAACGAAGCTGGGGTGAAATTCGAGTTCATAGACTTCGGGGGAGGTTTAGGAATACCTTACACTCCTGAAGAATCTTTGCTGGATATTGAAAACTTTGCTAAGGAGATAGTAGCTCTTTACAAGGATAAATTAAACGAACACAGTATTGGTAACCCCACCATGTGCATAGAACCCGGAAGATACATTGTAGGAGACGCAGCCTATCTTTTGACCAGAGTAAACACTGTTAAACAGAGTTACAGGAAATTTATAGGAGTGGATGCTGGTTTCAACACACTGTTACGTCCCACCATGTACGGATCCTACCATCACATACTGGTGGCGGACAAACCCCTGGCAGAGCCTACAGAGAGCGTTGATGTGGCCGGGAATATCTGTGAATCTGGAGATCTTTTCGCCAGAGACCGGCCCCTGCCTGATATCCAGGAAGGAGATGTTCTGGCTATTATGAATGCTGGAGCGTACGCTTTCAGTATGGCCAGCCAGTACAATTCAAGACCAAGACCAGCT
This sequence is a window from Methanobacteriaceae archaeon. Protein-coding genes within it:
- the lysA gene encoding diaminopimelate decarboxylase, whose amino-acid sequence is MNLHFKTNEKGNLDIGGADALELAQNYGTPLYVIDEMRVRENYQKVQQAFSAEYEDFQIFYAAKANTNLAVMRILEQEGSGIDAVSPGEIYTALLAGFEPERILFTGNNVTTEELKYALEAGVRINLDSVSMLERLAELPGAEGTKISFRVNPMVGAGHHDHCITGGELSKFGIMEHEAVEVYQKSQELGFNPVGIHTHIGSGILDPEPFKLAVQVLMDVAGRVHNEAGVKFEFIDFGGGLGIPYTPEESLLDIENFAKEIVALYKDKLNEHSIGNPTMCIEPGRYIVGDAAYLLTRVNTVKQSYRKFIGVDAGFNTLLRPTMYGSYHHILVADKPLAEPTESVDVAGNICESGDLFARDRPLPDIQEGDVLAIMNAGAYAFSMASQYNSRPRPAEVMVSDGQADVIREKETFADLLSKQNLPLRFLK